The genomic segment GCTGCCAGGGCGCGGAGCACGGTCGGGAAGAAGGGACGCGGAACCACTCATCGGCTCCCAGACTAGTGCCCGCAGATGAGGCGGGCGTCCTCCGGAAGCATGACGCGGGGAGGCCAGTCGGGGGGGCACGCTGGGGGCATGGCCCGCTTCCTGCGCCTGCTCGCCCACTTCACCGGGGTGCAGGCCCGGTGCTGCACCTTCGCTTTCAGCGTGGTGGGGCTGCTGGCGCTGTCCAGGGGACTGCCGCTGGAGGACTGGGGGCTGGCCCGTTACGACTTCCTGTTGCTGGGGTGCCTGCTGGTCCAGGCGGTGCTGGTCTGGACCCGTTTCGAGACGCCGGGCGAGGCGGCGGTGCTGCTGCTCTTTCACGCGCTGGGCTTCGGGCTGGAGGCGCAGCGGGTCGCGCTGGGGGCCTGGGCCTACCCGGAGGAGGCAGTGAGCAAGGTCCTCGGCGTCCCGCTCTACGCGGGCTTCATGTACGCCAGCGTGGGGAGCTATGTCGCGCAGGCGTGGCGGCGCTGCGAACTGCGCCTGAGCGGGGAACCGCCGCTGATGTGGCAACTCGCGCTGGTCGGGGCCACCTACGCCCACTTCCTGCTGGGGGCCGGGCTGGAGGTGCGCCTGGGGCTGACGGCGGCGCTGCTGCTGGCCTACCGTCGCACGCGGGTGGGCTTCACGGTAGGCGGCGAGCGCTTCCGGATGGGGCTGCCCCTCTCGCTGGGCCTGATCGCCGCCTTCGTCTATCTGGCGGAAAATGTGGCGACCGGGCTGGGCGCGTGGGTCTATCCGCATCAGGCCGGGGGCTGGCGGCCCGTCCACCCCGGCAAGTGGCTCGCGTGGGCACTGATGCTGACACCCGCCGTCCTGATCGTGGCCCGAATGAGAGCCGGGGAGGAGCGGGCCGGAAACGTGAGGGCTACCATGTCCTCCACTCCCGCTCGCCGCAGCGGGCGAAGCGAGACGCCATGACCCAGACCCTCCCCTCCCCCACCGCTGCTCCCCAAACCGACCTCCCGCGTCTGTTCGCGCCCCTCGTGAAGGGCGCGGCGCAGGCCATCACCGACTACCGCATGATCGAGGAAGGCGACCGGGTGATGGTCTGCCTGTCGGGGGGCAAGGACAGCTACACGCTGCTCGACATCCTGCTCGACCTCCAGCGCCGCGCCCCCATCGACTTCGAGGTCGTGGCGGTGAACCTCGACCAGGGGCAGCCGGGCTTTCCCACCCACGTGCTGCCGGAGTACCTCACGCGGCTGGGCGTGCCCTTTCACATCCTGACCGAGGACACCTATTCCATCGTCAAGGAGAAGACGCCGGAGGGCAAAACGACCTGTGCCTTGTGCAGCCGTCTCAGAAGGGGCATCCTGTACCGCCACGCCCGCGAGATCGGCGCGACGAAGATCGCCCTGGGGCACCACCGCGAGGACATCCTCGAGACGCTGTTTATGAACCTGTTCTTCGGTGCCCGCCTCAAGGCGATGCCGCCCAAGCTCCAGTCGGACGACGGCACCAACGTGGTGATCCGGCCGCTGGCCTACCTCCCGGAGCGGGACATCGAACGCTACGCGGTGGCGAAGGGCTTTCCGATCATCCCCTGCAACCTGTGCGGCAGCCAGGAGAACCTCCAGCGCAAGGTCGTGGGCGAGATGCTGGAGGGCTGGGAGCGCGAGCATCCGGGCCGCCTCCAGAACGTGCTGCGGGGGCTGACGCGGGTCACGCCGAGCCACCTGCTGGACCGCGACCTGTTCGACTTCGCCTCCCTGAGCGTCCAGCCTACCGAGGGCGATAAGGGCTTTGACGTGGAGGAGTATCCCGAGCGCGAGTTCCTGGCGGGCCTGAGCGAGATGCAGATGCTGGGGTAAGGGCCACTCAGCGCAGACGCAGCGCCCCCCGCACCTCGGCCACATGCTGCTCCACTCGCAGCAGGTCGGGCAGAACGTACCGCTCCAGCACGGCGAGATTGGCCTCGTCCTGCTCGGGGCGGATGTTCTCGTGCAGGATCATGCCCACGTCCACCGCCAGGTCCTCCAGCACCCGCCGGGTGAGGTAGAACCCCAGCAGGTCCGGGTCGGGGACGGCCGGGGCTCCCACCGCTTCCTCGTAGGCGGGCGGCAGTTCGGGCAGGTGGGGGTGCAGCATCCACAGGTCGTGCTCGGGCGGGGCGGGTCGGGCCGTCTCCCAGTCGATCAGCCACAGCCCGCCCGCCGCGCCGCGCATCACGTTGCCGCCGTGCGCGTCGGTGTGGCACACCACGAAACGTCGGGGCTGGGCGCGTGCCAGGCCCTGGAACGTTCGTGCCTGAGCAAGTACCCGCCGCAGGGTGGCCTCGTGTGGCAGCAGCAGGTCGCGCAGGGCCACCACCCCCGCCCGGTCCCCCACCGTGCTCGTCCGCAACCGGGCCAGGTCGCCCAGCAACCCCACCTCGAAGGGGAGGGCGAAGTCCTCGGGAGGGACCGGCCACTCCTGCCCCCTCCCCAGCAGCCTCTTGCTGCCCGCGTGCAGCCGTCCCAGCAGCGGGACGATCTCTGGGAGGGCCGCCGCCCAGTCCGCCCCCAGGGAAGTGCCGTCGATCCAGCCGTATAGGGCCAGGCCGTAACCGTCCACTTCGGCGAGATCGCTCCCGAACTTGGTGGGAATCGGCCGGGGAACCCGCGTCAGCACCCCCGTCTCCCGCAGGGCACGCAGCAGCGGGCGTTCGGCCCGCACCCGCCGCCGCAGGTCGTGTCCGGACGGCGTGTCCGGCAGCAGCTTGAGAAACCAGCGGCCTGAGGAGCCTTCGGCGCGGTAGGCGGGGGCCGTTCCCTGAGGCAGAAAGGAGAGCGTCTCGACGTCCAGCCCGTAGCGGCCCCGCACCGCGCAGGGCCGCCAGGGAAATTGGAGGCTCAGCCGCCATGCTGGTCCACCGCGCAAGTGGCGGTCAGAGCAGCCGCCCCTCGTCCTCCCCCGGTTCCGGCGTCTTGACCGGCACCCCCCGCGCATTCAGCGCCTCGCGCAGCATAGGGATGTTCTTCAGGGCGTGTCCCTTGGTCGTGTTCTGGAAATACACGTACAGCTCGCTGAGGTCATCCGTCACCAGCGCAATTTTCTCGGCCCACTCGTCCATCTCGGCGCGGGTGTAGAGGTAGTCGTGGCGTTCGGCGGCGCTCTGGCCTTCCCACCAACTGCCCTTGTTGCGCCCGTGCAGCCGCAGGTAGCCCACGTCGGTCGTGACGTGGACCTGTGGATCGGGCATCCCGCCTACGGGTGGATAGTCCGGGCTGACCCAGATCAGGCCGTATTCCGCCATGCCCTCGCGCACGCCCGGCTGGTCCCAGGAGGCGTGGCGCAACTCGACCGCCAACTCGTGCCCGGTGAAGCGCTCGGCCAGCGCGAGCAGGTACTTGCGGTTGTCGGCCGTGCGGTGAAAGGAGTAGGGAAACTGCGCCAGATACGGTCCCATCTGCCCGGCGTCGCGCAGGGGCTGGGGGCTTTGCAGCATCCGGTCGAAGTCGGCGTCGGTGGGGGCGCGGTCGTGGGTGAAGGCCTTGTTCAGCTTCACCGTGAAGCGGGTGCGTCCGCCGGACTTGCGGACCATCCCCTCAAAGGCCTTGAGGCCGGGAATCGCGTAGAAGGAACTGTTCAGCTCGGCGGCGTCGAAGTGCCGGGAATAGGTTTCTAAGTAGGCGTCCTTCTTCACGCCCTCGTAGATCAGGCCGGGCGCTGCCCAGTCGTCGTTGGTGTAGCCGCCGCAGCCGATCCAGACACGCATGGGGGCAGCCTAGCGCGGGGGTGGGCGCCGGGACCTGAAGCCCCGCTTGAGGGTTGACGCCTCTCTCAGCGCAGCCGGGGCCGCACGTTCAGCCGCGCCCAGAAGTCGGTGATGGTCCGCAGGGCGCAGCGGAACTGCCCGAAGTCCATCGGCTTGACCACGTAGGCCGTCGCGCCGTGCGCGTAGCAGTCGGCCACGTCGCGCTCCTCGCCGCTGGTGCTCAGCATCACCACCGGAATCTCGCGGGTGGCGGGGCCGCCGCGAATCTGGTCGAGCACGGCGAGGCCGTCCATCTGCGGCATTTTCAGGTCGAGGAGAATCAGGTCGGGCAGCAGGCCCCCACGCAGCGCGGCGAGGGCCTCGGGACCGCTGGCCGCCACCTCGACCTCCGCCTCGCGGTCCTGAAGGGCGTTGAGGGCCAGTTCCACATCGTTCGGATTGTCGTCGACCAGCAGGATTCGCCGTCTTTCCATGTGCCCCGTCACCCCACCCCTTCGCCTGACCTGCACGAATCACGGCCCGTCCTGCACTCCCCGGAACGTAAAGATTTTATCAAATCCATCCTAAGCACAAAGGTGTGAGGAACTCATGTCCAGTCAGGTCCGGCCCGGCCCGGCGGACACGCCGGGCGGCGGGCTAGACTGCCCCCCATGCTCACGAAGCGCATCATCCCCTGTCTGGACGTGCAGGGCGGGCGGGTGGTCAAGAATGTCCGCTTTTTTGAGGACCACCGAGACGCCGGGGATCCCCTCGTGCTCGCGCAGGCGTACGAGGCGCAGCAGGCCGACGAACTCGTCTTCTACGACATCACCGCGACCCACGAGGGCCGGGCGCTGATGCTGGACGTGGCCGCGCGGGTGGCCGAACAGGTGATGATGCCGCTGACGGTGGGCGGGGGCGTGAACGCGGTGCCGGACTTCCGGCAACTGCTGATGGCCGGGGCTGACAAGATCAGCGTGAACAGCGGCGCGGTGCGGCGGCCCGAGCTGATCCGCGAGGCGTCGGACCACTTCGGAGCGCAGTGCGTGGTGCTGAGCATCGATGCCAAGCGGCGACCGGATGGCGAGGGCTGGACCGTCCACGTGGGCGGCGGGCGGGTGGACACCGGCCTCGACCTGCTGGCGTGGGCCGAGCAGGGGCAGCGGCTGGGTGCGGGCGAACTCTGCCTGAACGTGATGGATGCCGACGGCACGCGGGCGGGTTTCGACCTGGAAGCGACCCGCGCCGTGGCCTCGGCGGTGGACCTCCCCGTGATCGCCTCGGGCGGGGCCGGGCGGCTGGAGGACTTCCGCGACGTGCTGCGCGGCGGCGAGGAGGGCGGGCAGGCCGACGCCGCGCTCGCCGCCAGCGTCTTTCACTTCGGGGAACTGACGGTGCCGCAGGTCAAGGCGTACCTGAAGGCCGAGGGGCTGCCCGTGCGCCCCGATTGGCGGGACGTATGAGCGGTCCCAGTACGCCCCAGCTCGACGCGCTGAAGTTCGGGCCGGACGGCCTGATTCCGGTCGTGACCCAGGACGCCCGCACGGGCGCGGTGCTGATGCAGGCCTACGCCGACCGCGCCGCCGTCGAGCGCACCCTGGGCACCTGCGAGGCCACCTATTACAGCCGCTCGCGGGGGGAACAGTGGGTGAAGGGAGCCACCAGCGGGCACACCCAGCGGATCGTCTCCGTGCATCTGGACTGCGACGGCGACAGCGTGCTGTACCGGGTGGAGCAGACGGGGCCAGCCTGTCATACCGGGGAATATTCCTGCTTCCACACGCCACTCTTGGAGGGAGACGCCCCCGACACCGGACTGGGCGGCACGCTGGAGCGGGTCCACGCGACCATCGTGGAACGGCTCGCCACCTTGCCGGAGAACAGCTACGTGGCGCGGCTGCATGCGGGCGGCCTCGACCGGGTGCTGAAGAAGATCAGCGAGGAGGCGGGCGAGGTCCTGCTCGCCGCGAAAAACGGGGACCGGGCGGAACTGGCGACCGAGGCCGCCGACCTTTTCTTCCACACCCTCTTCGCGCTGGCGGAGGTGGGGGTTTCGCCGGGTGACGTGGCCGCCGTGCTGCGGGAGCGCGAGGGCAAGAGCGGCTTGAAAGGGCCGAAGGAAGTCGGCTAACCCTCGACCCTCAGCTCCGGCTGCGGGGGGCGGTCCCGGTCTGCGGCGATGGCAGCGGCGACAGCCTCCGGCGAGATCGCCCCGCGCGGCACCCGGCCCACCTGGGTCCACAAGCCCGTCTCCACAGCGGGCGGCAGCACCAGCGTGAGGCCGATGCCCCGCGCCTCCAGCCGGGCGACCTCGATGGCGCGGGCGAGGGCGGCCTTGCTCGCCGCGTACTGCGAGAAGCCCCGTGCGGTGACGAGTTCGGGCCGCGCCCCCAGCAGGTAGACGCGCCCGCCGGGAGTCATGCGCCCCAGACCATGCTTGAGCACCCACAGCGCCCCGAAGTAGTTCGCGTTCCACACGGCCCGCACCGCTGCCGGGTCCGCCTCCTGCACGGGGCCGGGGAGGGCCGCGCCCGCCGCGTAGACGAGGGTATCCAGCTCCCCCACCCCCTCCAGCAGTGCCCGCACGTGGCTCTCGTACCCCAGGTCGGCGGCCTGAGAGTCCGCGCCGAGTTCGGCCGCCAGCGCGGAGAGCCGCCCCGCGTCCCGCCCGCTCAGGGTCAGTCGGTCCCCGCGTGCGGCGAAGGCCCGCGCCGCCGCCGCCCCGATGCCTCCCGTCGCTCCCACGATCAGCGTGTGCATGGGCCGAGCAGACCACCCGGCCGCGCCGGGGACGGTGGCGGGGCGGACAGAGCTGGTGGGTAAAGCTCCGCTCAAGATCCGGGGGGCATCCAATCGCGCCGCCACTGCTTAGGGCTGAGAGAAGACCGGAGGCGTCCCCCGCTTCCGGGAGGAGACCTCATGAAGCGATTTGCCCTGCTGTCTGCCACCTGCGCCCTTGCTCTCTCGGCCTGCACCGGGATGAGGCCCCCCGCCGCTCCCCAGGGCATGACCGCCTACGGGCTGGACACCCAGGGACGCCTCGTGACCTTCGGCACCGACAACGCGGCGGCCAGCCTGCGCCGCATGGCCGTAACTGGACTGCCGAGCGGGGAGACACTGATTGACCTCGACGTCCGCAACACCGATAACAGGCTCTATGCCATGTCGAGTACGGGCAAGCTCTACCGCCTCGACCCGGCCACCGGAGGCCTGAGCGCTGACGGGTCCAGCCTGACGGCAGGCATCACGCCCGTCGCCATCGACTTCAACCCGGCGGCCAACCGCCTGCGCGTCTTCGCGGAGACGGACCGGAACTTCCGCCTGACGCTGGGCGCGGCGCCCGTCCCGGCCACCTCGCCCGCCGGAACGGTGACCGACGACGGTACGCTGAGGTACGCCACGGGCACCGCCAACCCCGACCTGGCGGCCGCTGCCTACACCAACTCCTTCAACAACAGCGCCACGGGGGCCATCGGCACGGGCACGACCACCACCCTCTACTCCATCGACGCGGCGGCGGACACGCTGGTGAGGCACAGCAGCGCCGAGGGCTCGACGCCTGCGGGCAACTTCAGCACCCTGACCTCCGTGGGGGCGCTGGGCGTGGACGCCATGAAGGGCATGACCGGCTTCGACATCGCCGGGGCCGACATGGCCTACCTCAGCGTGAGCATGGGCGGCAACACCATGCTATACACGGTCAACCTGACGACGGGCGCGGCAACCGCCAAGAGCACGGTCAGCGGCCTCACCCTGCGCTCCTTCGCGCTGGCGCTGCCGAACCAGTAAGCGGCCCTCGCCTCACCTGCCCCCGGCCAGCGTTGCCGGGGGTGTTTTGTTGCCCCATTCGCTAGGCTGTCTCCCATGACCCTGCCCCCCCACGACGCGCCCAAACCCACCTGGCGGGCTTGGGCGCGGGAAGTGCGGGCCGGGCAGCCGAACCGCTCCGCCGAACTCTGCACCCACCTCGCCGCCTTTCTGCACGCGCGGGGAGCGCGGCGGGTGCTGGCCTACTACGCCCTTCCCGGCGAGCCGGATGTGGGGACGTTGGTCGCCGAGTTCGAATTGCTGACCACCCGCGCCCGCTTCCGGCCCACGCCGCACCTCACCCTGCATCCCTGGGAGACGGCCACCGAGGTCAGCCGCTTCGGGGTGCGCCAGCCCCCGGCGGGTGTCCCGCGTGTGGGGCTGGAAACGGTGGACGCCGTGCTGCTGCCCGGCCTCGCCTTCGATCACTTTGGCGTGAGGTTGGGCTATGGGGGCGGCTTCTACGACCGACTGCTGCCGGACTTCTCCGGCCTGACCGTGGGCGTGGTCTGGGAAGCGCTGGTGGTGGACGAGTTGCCGAGCGAGACCCATGACCTGCGGGTGGGGTTCCTGGCGACCGAGAGCGGCATCAGCCCCACTCAACCCTGACCCAGAGGCCACGCCTCCCAGGGGACGTAGAGCCCACCCGGTCCCGGCTTGCGCATCACCCAGACCTCGCGGGCGGTGAAGGTCAGCGGGTGCGCCTCCAGGTCGGCAAACTCCGCCCGCGCGGCTTCCAGCACCGTGCCGAGGTCCACCGCACGCCGCCGCAGGGACAGCGTCAGGTGCGGCGTCATCTGTGGTCCTTCGTAGCCGAAGCGCTGGGACGGATTCAGCGCCCCCAGCAGCCGGAGGTGCAGCGCCACCACGTCGGGCGAGGTGACCCCGAGGTAGACGGCGGTGCCGTTGCGGAAAGCCTGGGGACCGCCAATGTTCAGAGTGACGGGAGAACTCGCGGCCACCACGGTCCGTGCCGCCTCCCACCAGCCTAACTCCGGGGTCAGGCCACTCCGCGCTTTCACGGTCACGTGCGCGGCACTCTCGCGCAGCCCCAGTCGGGTGCGGAAGGCGTCCACCCGCGCCCCGAGGTCGGGCGGCGGCAGGACCCCTAGCA from the Deinococcus sp. NW-56 genome contains:
- a CDS encoding DUF72 domain-containing protein; this translates as MRVWIGCGGYTNDDWAAPGLIYEGVKKDAYLETYSRHFDAAELNSSFYAIPGLKAFEGMVRKSGGRTRFTVKLNKAFTHDRAPTDADFDRMLQSPQPLRDAGQMGPYLAQFPYSFHRTADNRKYLLALAERFTGHELAVELRHASWDQPGVREGMAEYGLIWVSPDYPPVGGMPDPQVHVTTDVGYLRLHGRNKGSWWEGQSAAERHDYLYTRAEMDEWAEKIALVTDDLSELYVYFQNTTKGHALKNIPMLREALNARGVPVKTPEPGEDEGRLL
- a CDS encoding SDR family NAD(P)-dependent oxidoreductase, encoding MHTLIVGATGGIGAAAARAFAARGDRLTLSGRDAGRLSALAAELGADSQAADLGYESHVRALLEGVGELDTLVYAAGAALPGPVQEADPAAVRAVWNANYFGALWVLKHGLGRMTPGGRVYLLGARPELVTARGFSQYAASKAALARAIEVARLEARGIGLTLVLPPAVETGLWTQVGRVPRGAISPEAVAAAIAADRDRPPQPELRVEG
- the ttcA gene encoding tRNA 2-thiocytidine(32) synthetase TtcA; protein product: MTQTLPSPTAAPQTDLPRLFAPLVKGAAQAITDYRMIEEGDRVMVCLSGGKDSYTLLDILLDLQRRAPIDFEVVAVNLDQGQPGFPTHVLPEYLTRLGVPFHILTEDTYSIVKEKTPEGKTTCALCSRLRRGILYRHAREIGATKIALGHHREDILETLFMNLFFGARLKAMPPKLQSDDGTNVVIRPLAYLPERDIERYAVAKGFPIIPCNLCGSQENLQRKVVGEMLEGWEREHPGRLQNVLRGLTRVTPSHLLDRDLFDFASLSVQPTEGDKGFDVEEYPEREFLAGLSEMQMLG
- a CDS encoding phosphotransferase enzyme family protein, with protein sequence MRGRYGLDVETLSFLPQGTAPAYRAEGSSGRWFLKLLPDTPSGHDLRRRVRAERPLLRALRETGVLTRVPRPIPTKFGSDLAEVDGYGLALYGWIDGTSLGADWAAALPEIVPLLGRLHAGSKRLLGRGQEWPVPPEDFALPFEVGLLGDLARLRTSTVGDRAGVVALRDLLLPHEATLRRVLAQARTFQGLARAQPRRFVVCHTDAHGGNVMRGAAGGLWLIDWETARPAPPEHDLWMLHPHLPELPPAYEEAVGAPAVPDPDLLGFYLTRRVLEDLAVDVGMILHENIRPEQDEANLAVLERYVLPDLLRVEQHVAEVRGALRLR
- the hisF gene encoding imidazole glycerol phosphate synthase subunit HisF, with product MLTKRIIPCLDVQGGRVVKNVRFFEDHRDAGDPLVLAQAYEAQQADELVFYDITATHEGRALMLDVAARVAEQVMMPLTVGGGVNAVPDFRQLLMAGADKISVNSGAVRRPELIREASDHFGAQCVVLSIDAKRRPDGEGWTVHVGGGRVDTGLDLLAWAEQGQRLGAGELCLNVMDADGTRAGFDLEATRAVASAVDLPVIASGGAGRLEDFRDVLRGGEEGGQADAALAASVFHFGELTVPQVKAYLKAEGLPVRPDWRDV
- a CDS encoding response regulator, whose translation is MERRRILLVDDNPNDVELALNALQDREAEVEVAASGPEALAALRGGLLPDLILLDLKMPQMDGLAVLDQIRGGPATREIPVVMLSTSGEERDVADCYAHGATAYVVKPMDFGQFRCALRTITDFWARLNVRPRLR
- a CDS encoding 5-formyltetrahydrofolate cyclo-ligase, whose translation is MTLPPHDAPKPTWRAWAREVRAGQPNRSAELCTHLAAFLHARGARRVLAYYALPGEPDVGTLVAEFELLTTRARFRPTPHLTLHPWETATEVSRFGVRQPPAGVPRVGLETVDAVLLPGLAFDHFGVRLGYGGGFYDRLLPDFSGLTVGVVWEALVVDELPSETHDLRVGFLATESGISPTQP
- a CDS encoding 2'-5' RNA ligase family protein, giving the protein MTGPKNAHANASFLLGVLPPPDLGARVDAFRTRLGLRESAAHVTVKARSGLTPELGWWEAARTVVAASSPVTLNIGGPQAFRNGTAVYLGVTSPDVVALHLRLLGALNPSQRFGYEGPQMTPHLTLSLRRRAVDLGTVLEAARAEFADLEAHPLTFTAREVWVMRKPGPGGLYVPWEAWPLGQG
- a CDS encoding DUF817 family protein, which encodes MARFLRLLAHFTGVQARCCTFAFSVVGLLALSRGLPLEDWGLARYDFLLLGCLLVQAVLVWTRFETPGEAAVLLLFHALGFGLEAQRVALGAWAYPEEAVSKVLGVPLYAGFMYASVGSYVAQAWRRCELRLSGEPPLMWQLALVGATYAHFLLGAGLEVRLGLTAALLLAYRRTRVGFTVGGERFRMGLPLSLGLIAAFVYLAENVATGLGAWVYPHQAGGWRPVHPGKWLAWALMLTPAVLIVARMRAGEERAGNVRATMSSTPARRSGRSETP
- the hisIE gene encoding bifunctional phosphoribosyl-AMP cyclohydrolase/phosphoribosyl-ATP diphosphatase HisIE — protein: MSGPSTPQLDALKFGPDGLIPVVTQDARTGAVLMQAYADRAAVERTLGTCEATYYSRSRGEQWVKGATSGHTQRIVSVHLDCDGDSVLYRVEQTGPACHTGEYSCFHTPLLEGDAPDTGLGGTLERVHATIVERLATLPENSYVARLHAGGLDRVLKKISEEAGEVLLAAKNGDRAELATEAADLFFHTLFALAEVGVSPGDVAAVLREREGKSGLKGPKEVG
- a CDS encoding DUF4394 domain-containing protein is translated as MKRFALLSATCALALSACTGMRPPAAPQGMTAYGLDTQGRLVTFGTDNAAASLRRMAVTGLPSGETLIDLDVRNTDNRLYAMSSTGKLYRLDPATGGLSADGSSLTAGITPVAIDFNPAANRLRVFAETDRNFRLTLGAAPVPATSPAGTVTDDGTLRYATGTANPDLAAAAYTNSFNNSATGAIGTGTTTTLYSIDAAADTLVRHSSAEGSTPAGNFSTLTSVGALGVDAMKGMTGFDIAGADMAYLSVSMGGNTMLYTVNLTTGAATAKSTVSGLTLRSFALALPNQ